From Actinoplanes oblitus, a single genomic window includes:
- a CDS encoding glycosyltransferase, translated as MNILLWHVHGSWTTSFVQGKHRYLIPVNDARDEWGRGRARTFDWPDSVEELPLDQIRDADVAIVQRPEEIDLVPPSLPVIYVEHNTPKGDVPDTRHPLADRDDVVIAHVTHFNELFWDCGSTRTTVIEHGIVEPKARWTGELERLAIVTNEPIRRGRVTGTDLFGRFSPVAPLDVFGMGVAGLRSERITPYDDPPQAAMHEQLAQRRAYLHLCRWTSLGLSLIEAMQMGMPVIGLATTEAIAAVPPDAGVLSTRVDTLVEAAQWLIDEPEEARRMGERARRTALARYGLDRFLADWDHLLEEHACGSR; from the coding sequence GTGAACATCCTGCTCTGGCACGTCCACGGCTCCTGGACCACCTCGTTCGTCCAGGGCAAACATCGTTACCTGATCCCGGTCAACGACGCCCGCGACGAGTGGGGACGCGGCCGCGCCCGCACCTTCGACTGGCCGGACAGCGTCGAGGAACTGCCGCTCGACCAGATCCGGGACGCGGACGTGGCGATCGTCCAGCGGCCCGAGGAGATCGACCTGGTACCGCCAAGTCTTCCGGTGATCTACGTGGAGCACAACACCCCCAAGGGGGACGTCCCGGACACCCGGCATCCGCTGGCCGACCGGGACGACGTGGTGATCGCCCACGTCACCCACTTCAACGAGCTGTTCTGGGACTGCGGCTCGACCCGGACCACCGTCATCGAGCACGGCATCGTGGAGCCCAAGGCGCGCTGGACCGGCGAGCTGGAACGCCTCGCCATCGTCACGAACGAGCCGATCCGCCGCGGCCGGGTGACCGGGACCGATCTGTTCGGACGGTTCAGCCCGGTGGCGCCGCTCGACGTCTTCGGGATGGGCGTGGCCGGCCTGCGGAGCGAGCGGATCACCCCGTACGACGATCCGCCCCAGGCGGCGATGCACGAGCAGCTCGCCCAGCGCCGCGCCTACCTGCACCTGTGCCGCTGGACCTCGCTGGGCCTGAGCCTGATCGAGGCGATGCAGATGGGCATGCCGGTGATCGGCCTGGCCACCACCGAGGCGATCGCCGCGGTGCCACCGGACGCCGGCGTCCTGTCCACCCGGGTCGACACGCTGGTCGAGGCGGCCCAATGGCTGATCGACGAGCCCGAGGAGGCGCGCCGGATGGGCGAGCGCGCCCGCCGGACCGCCCTCGCCCGGTACGGCCTCGACCGTTTCCTCGCCGACTGGGATCACCTTCTGGAGGAGCACGCATGCGGATCGCGATGA
- a CDS encoding SDR family oxidoreductase, which yields MDAVIITGGSSGLGAAVADNVIKAGGRPFVIDRQKPARDDVPWIECDLADTRAAEQATRKAIEMAGGRVDGVVTAAGFDVPGSLGDVPGEVWDRIVAVDLLATAAVVRAALPELRESHGGVVTIASTLGIKAVADATAYCAAKFGVVGFTRALAAELAGEVGVTLIIPGGMRTKFFDEREDRYKPGPDAKLNDPCHVADAILFALRQPAGCAVRELVIAGETETSYP from the coding sequence ATGGACGCAGTCATCATCACCGGGGGATCGAGCGGGCTCGGGGCCGCTGTCGCCGACAACGTGATCAAGGCGGGCGGGCGGCCGTTCGTCATCGACAGGCAGAAGCCGGCCCGCGACGACGTGCCGTGGATCGAGTGCGACCTGGCCGACACCCGGGCCGCCGAGCAGGCCACCCGCAAGGCGATCGAGATGGCCGGCGGCCGGGTCGACGGGGTGGTCACGGCGGCCGGGTTCGACGTGCCGGGCTCGCTCGGTGACGTACCGGGGGAGGTGTGGGACCGGATCGTCGCGGTGGACCTGCTGGCCACGGCGGCGGTGGTGCGGGCCGCGCTGCCGGAGCTGAGGGAGTCGCACGGCGGCGTGGTCACCATCGCGTCCACGCTGGGGATCAAGGCGGTGGCGGACGCGACGGCGTACTGCGCGGCCAAGTTCGGGGTGGTCGGCTTCACCCGGGCCCTCGCGGCCGAGCTGGCCGGGGAGGTCGGCGTCACGCTGATCATCCCGGGCGGGATGCGGACGAAGTTCTTCGACGAGCGGGAGGACCGGTACAAGCCCGGGCCGGACGCGAAGCTCAACGACCCGTGCCACGTGGCCGACGCGATCCTGTTCGCGTTGCGGCAGCCCGCCGGGTGCGCGGTGCGCGAGCTGGTCATCGCGGGGGAGACGGAGACGTCGTACCCGTGA
- a CDS encoding TetR/AcrR family transcriptional regulator: MAVKKPYVSAYRQEQARRTRRAILEAAAVLFVDPGYAATPLTAVAARAGVAIQTLYKAFGSKQALLSALVDVTIAGDDEPRALPDRGFVAEIRALSGTRARLDRYARHLTEVHARQAQVMLALSAAATADPEAAAVWRKNEDDRRAGMLMFAADLLASGELRPEHTVETVADVLWLAMDVRNYDWLVRRRGWSPADFRRWYVDTVAAALLGDRP; encoded by the coding sequence GTGGCTGTCAAGAAGCCGTACGTGTCGGCGTACCGTCAGGAGCAGGCCCGCCGGACCCGCCGGGCGATCCTGGAGGCGGCCGCCGTCCTCTTCGTCGACCCCGGATATGCCGCCACCCCGCTGACCGCCGTCGCGGCGCGCGCCGGGGTCGCGATCCAGACGCTGTACAAGGCCTTCGGCAGCAAGCAGGCGCTGCTCTCCGCCCTGGTCGACGTCACCATCGCCGGTGACGACGAGCCGCGGGCGCTGCCCGATCGCGGGTTCGTGGCGGAGATCCGCGCGCTGTCCGGCACCCGCGCCCGGCTGGACCGGTACGCGCGGCACCTGACCGAGGTGCACGCCCGGCAGGCGCAGGTGATGCTGGCCCTGTCCGCCGCGGCCACCGCCGACCCGGAGGCGGCGGCCGTCTGGCGCAAGAACGAGGACGACCGCCGCGCCGGGATGCTGATGTTCGCCGCCGACCTGCTGGCCAGCGGTGAACTGCGCCCGGAGCACACCGTCGAGACGGTGGCCGACGTGCTGTGGCTCGCCATGGACGTGCGCAACTACGACTGGCTGGTGCGCCGGCGCGGCTGGTCACCGGCCGACTTCCGTCGCTGGTACGTGGACACGGTCGCCGCCGCGTTGCTCGGGGACAGGCCCTAG
- a CDS encoding glycosyltransferase, translated as MRIAMISEHASPLAALGGVDAGGQNTHVAELAAALAAEGHELRVYTRRDSPDLPTVVPMGERIDVVHVPAGPASVLPKDELLPHMGAFAEWMAADWQDFAPTVAHAHFWMSGLAAVTAARRYPVPVVQTYHALGSVKKRHQGTADTSPRHRVGYERQLGRVVDQVIVQCQDELRELVLLGVPRARTTLVPSGVNVERFRKDGPAAARSERQRILSVGRLVPRKGFEELITALPEVPGAELVIAGGPDPARLALDDYAQRLLHLAKQCRVDDRVRLLGAVPSHEMPDWYRSADVVAATPWYEPFGLTPLEAMACGVPVVATAVGGLTDTVVDGVTGDLVPPHDPRGLGQALRRLLTDRNRRLSYAAAAVDRAVHAYAWPQIATRMSAVYASVASIPAVVA; from the coding sequence ATGCGGATCGCGATGATCTCGGAACATGCCAGTCCGCTCGCCGCGCTCGGCGGGGTCGACGCCGGCGGCCAGAACACGCACGTCGCCGAACTGGCGGCGGCGCTCGCCGCGGAGGGCCACGAACTGCGCGTCTACACCCGGCGGGACAGCCCGGACCTGCCGACCGTGGTGCCGATGGGCGAGCGGATCGATGTGGTGCACGTGCCCGCCGGCCCGGCGTCGGTGCTGCCCAAGGACGAGCTGCTGCCGCACATGGGCGCGTTCGCCGAGTGGATGGCGGCGGACTGGCAGGACTTCGCGCCCACCGTGGCACATGCGCACTTCTGGATGAGCGGGCTGGCCGCCGTCACCGCCGCCCGGCGGTACCCGGTGCCGGTGGTGCAGACCTACCACGCGCTCGGTAGCGTCAAGAAACGCCACCAGGGCACGGCCGACACCAGCCCGCGCCACCGGGTCGGCTACGAACGGCAACTCGGCCGGGTCGTCGACCAGGTGATCGTGCAGTGCCAGGACGAGCTGCGCGAACTGGTGTTGCTCGGGGTCCCGCGGGCCCGGACGACGCTGGTCCCGTCCGGCGTGAACGTGGAACGCTTCCGCAAGGACGGTCCGGCGGCCGCCCGATCGGAGCGGCAACGGATCCTGAGCGTCGGACGGCTGGTGCCGCGCAAGGGCTTCGAGGAGCTGATCACGGCGCTGCCCGAGGTGCCCGGCGCGGAGCTGGTCATCGCCGGCGGACCGGATCCGGCCCGGCTGGCCCTCGACGACTACGCGCAGCGGTTGCTCCACCTGGCCAAACAGTGCCGGGTCGACGACCGGGTCCGGCTGCTCGGCGCGGTGCCGTCGCACGAGATGCCGGACTGGTACCGCTCCGCCGACGTGGTGGCGGCCACCCCCTGGTACGAGCCGTTCGGGCTGACCCCGCTCGAGGCGATGGCCTGCGGGGTGCCGGTGGTGGCCACCGCCGTCGGCGGGCTCACCGACACCGTCGTCGACGGGGTCACCGGCGACCTGGTGCCACCGCACGACCCGCGCGGGTTGGGCCAGGCGCTGCGGCGGCTGCTCACCGACCGGAACCGGCGGCTCAGTTACGCGGCGGCGGCGGTGGACCGGGCCGTGCACGCGTACGCCTGGCCGCAGATCGCCACCCGGATGAGCGCGGTGTACGCGAGCGTGGCCTCGATCCCGGCGGTGGTGGCGTGA
- a CDS encoding HAD-IIIA family hydrolase: MSRLYDAVLFDRDGTLIVDVPYNGDPGRVTPMPGARAALDRLRAAGLRLGVVTNQSGLARGHFTAGELTAVNRRVEELLGSFDTWQICPHDDTAGCDCRKPRPGLIEAAARALGTTPERCLVVGDIGRDMTAALAAGAAGILVPTPVTLPDEVAAGPTVAADLTAAADLILRREALVRPVAPRTAGTVLAVRSDSAGDVLVTGPAIRALAHHSERVVLLCGPRGRAAAELLPGVDELIEWRLPWIDPQPDPVDAADLAALTERIRAARVDEAVVFTSYHQSALPLALLLRTAGVGRITAISEDYPGSLLDVRHRVPDGIPEPERARSVAAAAGFGLPDSDPGGLRVRDVRRRGPGDYVVVHPGASVEARSCPPETMREIVRTLAAGGHRVLVTAGPGEEPLASYVKSSVADLIEPTSLTELAHLLAGASCLVVGNTGPAHLAAAVGTPVVSLFAPTVPYAQWGPYRVPAIRLGQPGAVCRDTRATTCPVAGHPCLSTVDPAEVLEAVTRLGAKVRSPREVAA, from the coding sequence ATGTCACGGCTCTACGACGCCGTCCTGTTCGACCGGGACGGCACGCTGATCGTGGACGTGCCGTACAACGGTGACCCCGGCAGGGTCACACCGATGCCCGGCGCGCGGGCCGCCCTGGACCGGCTGCGCGCCGCCGGCCTGCGCCTGGGCGTGGTGACCAACCAGTCCGGTCTGGCTCGCGGCCATTTCACCGCCGGCGAGCTGACAGCTGTCAACCGGCGGGTCGAGGAACTGCTCGGGTCGTTCGACACCTGGCAGATCTGCCCGCACGACGACACCGCCGGCTGCGACTGCCGCAAGCCACGGCCCGGCCTGATCGAGGCGGCCGCGCGGGCGCTGGGCACCACCCCGGAGCGCTGCCTGGTGGTCGGCGACATCGGCCGGGACATGACAGCGGCGCTCGCCGCCGGGGCGGCCGGCATCCTGGTGCCGACGCCGGTCACGCTGCCGGACGAGGTGGCGGCCGGCCCCACGGTGGCCGCCGATCTGACCGCCGCCGCCGACCTGATCCTGCGGCGGGAGGCACTGGTACGGCCGGTGGCGCCCCGGACGGCGGGGACCGTGCTCGCGGTGCGGTCCGACTCCGCGGGGGACGTGCTGGTCACCGGGCCGGCGATCCGGGCACTCGCGCACCACAGCGAGCGGGTGGTGCTGCTCTGCGGGCCGCGCGGGCGGGCGGCGGCCGAGTTGCTGCCCGGTGTCGACGAGCTGATCGAGTGGCGGCTGCCGTGGATCGACCCGCAGCCCGATCCGGTCGACGCGGCCGACCTGGCGGCGCTCACCGAGCGGATCCGCGCGGCGCGGGTCGACGAGGCGGTGGTCTTCACCTCCTACCACCAGTCCGCGCTGCCGCTCGCGCTCCTGCTGCGTACCGCCGGGGTCGGGCGGATCACCGCGATCAGCGAGGACTATCCGGGGTCGCTGCTGGACGTGCGGCACCGCGTACCGGACGGGATCCCGGAACCGGAGCGGGCCCGCAGCGTGGCGGCGGCCGCCGGCTTCGGACTGCCCGACAGTGACCCGGGCGGCCTGCGGGTGCGGGACGTCCGGCGCCGAGGACCTGGTGACTACGTGGTGGTGCACCCGGGGGCCAGCGTCGAGGCGCGGTCCTGCCCGCCGGAGACCATGCGGGAGATCGTACGGACGCTGGCGGCCGGCGGGCACCGGGTGCTGGTGACGGCGGGACCGGGGGAGGAGCCGCTGGCGTCGTACGTCAAAAGCTCCGTGGCGGACCTCATCGAACCGACCTCCCTGACCGAACTGGCCCACCTGTTGGCCGGCGCGTCCTGCCTGGTCGTCGGCAATACCGGGCCGGCGCACCTGGCGGCGGCCGTCGGCACCCCGGTGGTCAGCCTCTTCGCGCCGACCGTCCCCTATGCGCAGTGGGGGCCCTACCGCGTCCCGGCGATCCGGCTCGGCCAGCCCGGTGCCGTCTGCCGCGACACCCGCGCGACGACCTGCCCGGTCGCCGGCCATCCCTGCCTGTCCACCGTCGATCCGGCCGAGGTGCTGGAGGCCGTCACCCGGCTCGGCGCGAAGGTCCGATCACCAAGAGAGGTAGCCGCGTGA
- a CDS encoding NAD-binding protein gives MPEDAGARTGHVIVCGLDDVGLRTVEQLYHAGVRVVVVEDDADPRLVRVVRGWGVPVVVGSPRLLETLDEAGLPEAVAVICVLADDLHTLEAALLMRERRPEVRVVVQLRNPAVGRALGDLQISVLDVAGLSAPSVVEACLRTGSHELDLDGNRFVAAQVVIDFTGTLRSHYGSLAPLALSPGDGGEVVISPGRDHQVRPGDQVTLLGTPEELAAAGVIGTDGDASEAGPAGVSRSLRLAGSVLRAMDRRIAYALIALLLLLNMSILVLQLGYREPDGTRMTLLDAVYFSVESIATVGYGDFNFRHQEPWLRIFAIGLMILGACFAATFIALLTNVLVSIKIQEALGNRLLDRLTDHVVVVGIGSVGVRVVERLRATGTEVVVIESDENNRYLDEVRESGVPVLVADATLPRTLDRVQLASARAVAVLTSDDLVNLETGLAVRDRLGERWGRVPVVLRLFDRTLATTVERTFGLGLARSTAALAAPWFVGAALGLDVLATFYVGSRLMLVGRLTVAATGGLDGLAMRDLSARIRVVAIRRGAILEHPPRRDTRFAAGDEAYLIGPYEELLQVLRRDAADLRRGGPPAGER, from the coding sequence ATGCCTGAGGATGCCGGCGCGCGGACCGGGCATGTGATCGTGTGCGGGCTCGACGACGTCGGGCTGCGGACCGTCGAGCAGCTCTACCACGCGGGCGTGCGGGTGGTCGTGGTGGAGGACGACGCCGACCCGCGGCTGGTCCGGGTGGTGCGCGGCTGGGGCGTGCCGGTCGTCGTCGGGAGTCCGCGCCTGCTGGAGACCCTCGACGAGGCGGGCCTGCCCGAGGCGGTGGCGGTGATCTGCGTGCTCGCCGACGACCTGCACACGCTCGAGGCGGCGCTGCTGATGCGCGAGCGGCGGCCCGAGGTCCGGGTGGTGGTGCAGCTGCGGAATCCGGCGGTCGGCCGGGCCCTCGGCGACCTGCAGATCAGCGTGCTGGACGTGGCCGGGCTGTCCGCGCCGTCGGTGGTCGAGGCGTGCCTGCGGACCGGGTCGCACGAGCTCGACCTGGACGGGAACAGGTTCGTCGCGGCCCAGGTCGTCATCGACTTCACCGGGACGCTGCGCTCGCACTACGGATCGCTGGCCCCGCTCGCGCTCAGCCCCGGTGACGGCGGTGAGGTGGTCATCTCGCCGGGTCGTGACCATCAGGTGCGGCCCGGCGACCAGGTGACCCTGCTCGGCACGCCGGAGGAGCTGGCCGCGGCCGGGGTGATCGGCACCGACGGTGACGCCTCGGAGGCTGGGCCGGCAGGGGTGTCGCGGTCGCTGCGGCTGGCCGGGTCGGTGCTGCGGGCGATGGACCGCCGGATCGCGTACGCCCTGATCGCCCTGCTCCTGCTGCTGAACATGTCGATCCTGGTGCTCCAGCTCGGCTACCGCGAGCCGGACGGCACCCGGATGACGCTGCTCGACGCGGTGTACTTCTCGGTCGAGTCGATCGCCACCGTCGGTTACGGCGACTTCAACTTCCGCCACCAGGAACCCTGGCTGCGGATCTTCGCGATCGGCCTGATGATCCTCGGCGCCTGCTTCGCCGCCACCTTCATCGCCCTGCTCACCAACGTGCTGGTCTCCATCAAGATCCAGGAGGCGCTCGGCAACCGCCTGCTCGACCGGCTCACCGACCACGTGGTGGTGGTCGGCATCGGCTCGGTCGGGGTACGCGTGGTGGAACGGCTGCGCGCCACCGGCACCGAGGTCGTGGTGATCGAATCCGACGAGAACAACCGCTATCTGGACGAGGTGCGCGAGAGCGGGGTCCCGGTGCTCGTCGCGGACGCCACCCTGCCTCGCACCCTGGACCGGGTGCAGCTCGCCTCGGCCCGGGCGGTCGCCGTGCTGACCAGCGACGACCTGGTCAACCTGGAGACCGGCCTGGCGGTCCGGGACCGGCTGGGCGAACGGTGGGGCCGGGTGCCGGTGGTGCTGCGGCTGTTCGACCGGACGCTGGCCACCACGGTCGAGCGCACCTTCGGTCTCGGGCTGGCACGGTCGACCGCCGCGCTGGCCGCGCCGTGGTTCGTCGGGGCGGCGCTGGGCCTCGACGTGCTGGCCACGTTCTACGTCGGGTCGCGGCTGATGCTGGTCGGGCGGCTGACCGTGGCGGCGACCGGCGGGCTGGACGGGCTGGCGATGCGTGACCTGTCGGCGCGCATCCGGGTGGTCGCGATCCGGCGCGGCGCGATCCTGGAGCACCCGCCGCGCCGGGACACCCGGTTCGCGGCGGGCGACGAGGCCTACCTGATCGGGCCCTACGAGGAGCTGTTGCAGGTGCTGCGCCGCGACGCCGCCGACCTCAGGCGTGGTGGCCCACCTGCTGGAGAACGCTGA
- a CDS encoding PfkB family carbohydrate kinase, with protein MDPIEAHLAGLGAALGPYRTVAPRLADWGAELASHLSRGGRLLVAGNGGSAAEAQHLAAELVGKLREDRMPLSAIALTPDSSAVTAISNDYGFDEVFARQVRAHGRPGDVLLVLSTSGRSPNLVAAVRAAKECGMRSWAMVGAGPSPVGDACDEVLHCPSPDSQVVQELHLVSVHLMCEYLDLALAKPDHALSTRQETTTKEATTDEEEHVSKPLLVVVGDTLLDRDVDGEVHRIAPDAPAPVLDERAVRERPGGAGLAALLAAGSADCDVALVTALAADADGAALSEMLTAAGVTTYALPLPGATPQKIRLRARGQVLLRLDRGGAAQPPGDAPDGLLDVLGTATAILVSDYGRGVAAHPAVRAALEKASAPIVWDPHPNGPPPVPGVALVTPNLAEAVKVTGDAAHGTTLSTAQRTGHRLKDRWRARAVAVTCGSDGAVLCQAGPTPLVVPAGADAGEADTCGAGDRFAAAAALSLAGGSLVSEAVQDAVAAATSYVRTGGVTAALARPAAEPAVAAPGGTTAGEERIGADAAGRLAAEVRERNGVVVATGGCFDLLHTGHLATLRAARQLGDCLIVCLNSDDSVRGLKGPDRPLNSQADRARLLAALDCVDAVVVFDEPTPEAVLSWLRPDVWVKGGDYADGGPTLPEAELVKRWNGQTVIVPYLDGRSTTQTIAAARVAATTNSGR; from the coding sequence ATGGACCCGATCGAGGCGCACCTGGCCGGGCTCGGCGCGGCGCTCGGGCCGTACCGGACGGTGGCCCCGCGACTCGCCGACTGGGGCGCCGAGCTGGCCTCGCACCTGTCCCGCGGCGGCCGGCTGCTGGTCGCCGGTAACGGCGGCAGCGCGGCCGAGGCGCAGCACCTGGCGGCCGAGCTGGTCGGGAAACTGCGCGAGGACCGGATGCCGCTGTCCGCGATAGCGCTCACCCCGGACTCGTCGGCGGTCACCGCGATCAGCAACGACTACGGGTTCGACGAGGTGTTCGCCAGGCAGGTGCGGGCGCACGGCCGGCCCGGCGACGTGCTGCTGGTGCTCTCCACCAGCGGCCGCAGCCCGAACCTGGTGGCGGCGGTACGGGCCGCCAAGGAGTGCGGGATGCGAAGCTGGGCGATGGTCGGCGCCGGCCCGAGCCCGGTCGGCGACGCCTGCGACGAGGTGCTGCACTGCCCGTCGCCGGACTCGCAGGTGGTTCAGGAGCTGCACCTGGTCTCCGTCCACCTGATGTGCGAATACCTGGACCTGGCCCTGGCGAAGCCGGACCATGCCCTCTCCACGCGCCAGGAAACGACGACGAAGGAGGCGACGACGGACGAGGAGGAGCACGTGTCGAAGCCACTGCTGGTCGTCGTCGGCGACACCCTGCTGGACCGGGACGTCGACGGCGAGGTGCACCGGATCGCGCCGGACGCCCCGGCGCCGGTCCTCGACGAGCGGGCGGTCCGGGAACGACCCGGCGGCGCCGGCCTGGCCGCCCTGCTGGCGGCCGGCTCGGCGGACTGCGACGTCGCGCTGGTCACGGCGCTGGCCGCGGACGCCGACGGGGCGGCGCTGAGCGAGATGCTCACGGCGGCCGGCGTCACGACGTACGCTCTGCCGCTGCCCGGCGCGACCCCGCAGAAGATCCGGCTCCGGGCCCGCGGCCAGGTGCTGCTGCGCCTGGACCGGGGCGGTGCCGCCCAGCCACCCGGCGACGCGCCGGACGGCCTGCTCGACGTGCTCGGCACGGCCACCGCGATCCTGGTCAGCGACTACGGCCGGGGCGTCGCGGCGCACCCGGCGGTGCGGGCCGCGCTGGAGAAGGCGTCCGCCCCGATCGTCTGGGACCCGCACCCGAACGGGCCGCCGCCGGTGCCCGGGGTCGCGCTCGTCACCCCGAACCTGGCCGAGGCCGTCAAGGTCACCGGGGACGCCGCCCACGGCACGACGCTGAGCACCGCGCAGCGGACCGGGCACCGCCTGAAGGACCGGTGGCGGGCCCGCGCGGTGGCTGTCACCTGCGGGTCCGACGGGGCGGTCCTGTGCCAGGCCGGTCCGACGCCGCTGGTCGTGCCGGCCGGCGCGGACGCGGGCGAGGCGGACACCTGCGGGGCCGGTGACCGGTTCGCGGCCGCGGCGGCGCTGTCGCTGGCCGGCGGGTCGCTGGTGTCCGAGGCGGTGCAGGACGCGGTCGCCGCGGCGACGTCCTATGTCCGCACCGGCGGGGTGACCGCGGCGCTGGCCCGGCCCGCCGCGGAGCCCGCCGTGGCGGCCCCCGGCGGGACCACCGCGGGCGAGGAGCGGATCGGCGCCGACGCGGCCGGCCGACTGGCCGCCGAGGTGCGCGAGCGCAACGGCGTGGTGGTCGCCACGGGCGGCTGCTTCGACCTGCTGCACACCGGGCACCTGGCCACCCTGCGCGCCGCCCGCCAGCTCGGCGACTGCCTGATCGTGTGCCTGAACAGCGACGACTCGGTGCGCGGGCTGAAGGGACCGGACCGGCCGCTGAACTCGCAGGCCGACCGGGCCCGGCTGCTCGCCGCGCTGGACTGCGTGGACGCCGTGGTCGTCTTCGACGAGCCGACGCCGGAGGCGGTGCTGTCCTGGCTGCGCCCGGACGTCTGGGTCAAGGGCGGCGACTACGCCGACGGCGGGCCCACGCTGCCCGAGGCGGAGCTGGTCAAACGCTGGAACGGCCAGACCGTGATCGTGCCGTACCTGGACGGCCGCTCCACCACCCAGACGATCGCCGCGGCGCGGGTCGCCGCGACCACCAACAGCGGGAGGTAA
- a CDS encoding glycosyltransferase family 9 protein, which yields MILVLRALGVGDLATGVPALRALRAAFPGDELVLAAPTWLTPLIDLIGGVDRVLPTDGLGGPAQDWLAGSPPKLAVNLHGSGPESHRLLLGTRPARLWAFRNAAAGHLDGPEWSDDEHEVRRWCRLLRHYRIDADESDLRLETRSGYARSGVTIVHPGAKSPSRRWPPERYAEVARRLEDTGHHVVITGSPAERDLTAKVAADAGLGPEALPGTDLAALAGLIAGARLLISGDTGVSHLATAFGTPSVTLFGPMSPARWGPPPDRPRHRVIWHGTRSERGDDPGPDVHPALLAVTVEETLAAAGQALASARC from the coding sequence GTGATCCTGGTCCTGCGCGCGCTCGGGGTGGGCGATCTCGCGACCGGGGTGCCGGCGCTGCGTGCCCTGCGGGCCGCGTTCCCCGGCGACGAGCTGGTGCTCGCCGCACCGACCTGGCTGACGCCGCTGATCGACCTGATCGGCGGCGTCGACCGCGTCCTGCCCACCGACGGCCTCGGTGGTCCGGCACAGGACTGGCTCGCCGGCAGCCCGCCGAAGCTGGCGGTCAACCTGCACGGCAGCGGCCCGGAATCGCATCGACTGCTGCTCGGGACCCGCCCGGCGCGCCTCTGGGCCTTCCGCAACGCCGCGGCGGGTCATCTCGACGGACCGGAGTGGTCGGACGACGAGCACGAGGTCCGCCGCTGGTGCCGGCTGCTGCGCCACTATCGGATCGACGCCGACGAGTCCGACCTGAGACTCGAAACCCGATCCGGGTACGCCCGGAGCGGCGTCACCATCGTGCACCCGGGAGCGAAGTCCCCGTCGCGCCGCTGGCCACCGGAGCGGTATGCCGAGGTGGCGCGCCGCCTGGAGGACACCGGCCACCACGTCGTGATCACCGGCAGTCCCGCCGAACGCGACCTCACCGCCAAGGTCGCCGCCGACGCCGGCCTCGGCCCGGAGGCGCTGCCCGGCACCGATCTGGCCGCGCTGGCCGGTCTGATCGCCGGCGCCCGCCTCCTGATCAGCGGCGACACCGGGGTGTCGCACCTGGCCACCGCGTTCGGGACCCCGTCGGTGACCCTCTTCGGCCCGATGTCCCCGGCCCGCTGGGGGCCGCCGCCGGACCGCCCGCGGCACCGCGTCATCTGGCACGGCACGCGCAGCGAGCGCGGCGACGACCCCGGCCCGGACGTGCACCCGGCCCTGCTCGCGGTGACGGTGGAGGAAACCCTCGCCGCCGCCGGGCAGGCGCTGGCCTCGGCGCGCTGCTGA
- a CDS encoding ester cyclase, translating to MSIEAFTQLFDEVFSKGDLDAADRLVADEIIDHQFAPDGSPGRVVTREQFKQFVRMLRAGLPDLRYTVEDATREGDKVWMRVRARGTDSGTGQFGHPPTGRPVSIDVIDVARFVDGRMVEHWGVPDRLSVLQQVGHHA from the coding sequence ATGAGCATCGAGGCGTTCACCCAGCTCTTCGACGAGGTTTTCAGCAAGGGTGATCTCGACGCCGCCGACCGGCTGGTCGCGGACGAGATCATCGACCACCAGTTCGCTCCGGACGGCAGCCCGGGGCGAGTCGTCACCCGGGAGCAGTTCAAGCAGTTCGTCCGGATGCTCCGGGCCGGCCTGCCGGACCTGCGGTACACCGTGGAGGACGCGACCCGGGAGGGCGACAAGGTGTGGATGCGGGTCCGCGCCCGGGGCACCGACAGCGGCACCGGCCAGTTCGGGCATCCGCCGACCGGCCGGCCCGTCAGCATCGACGTGATCGACGTGGCCCGGTTCGTGGACGGCCGGATGGTGGAGCACTGGGGTGTGCCGGACCGGCTCAGCGTTCTCCAGCAGGTGGGCCACCACGCCTGA